Within the Nitrososphaerales archaeon genome, the region CTTTTAAATAAACTTAAAATTAAGCACTTCGATTTATTTGAAGGTATAAATTTAACAACCCTTCGACGAGACTTTCTCAACATTATAATTGGTGTAGGGAGGCGTCGTACAGAAGAGCGAGAGGATCTAAACTTTTTTCTTAATGAATATGGGAAGGAAATTTTGAGTATAATGAGATCACCATTATTCAAAGCTTTGGTAAGAACCACCGATCATCCTTCGATAGAAATTGATAAATTGACCCAAGACTTAAAAATAAAGAAGATTGAAAAGGTGTGAGCTTTGAAGAATGTAGCAATAGCTACAATAGGTATGAGCCCACCAGTAATCACGGAGTTTATTCAATACCTACATGAAGGTCTTGGTATAAAAATTTCAGATTTAACGATCATCTCTACAACAGATCCATTTGTAAAAGCAAGTGTAAAATTAGTAACAGCAGCTATCAAGCATAAATATCCACAGATTCATACACATGAATCCCAATTACCATTCGAAGATATGGACTCTTGGGAACGAATGCTTGAGTTTATGAAGATCGGTGCTAAGATAATTCATGATGCAAAGATCAGACATAAAGCTACATCTACTTACCTTTGTATAGCGGGTGGTAGAAAGGAGGGTAGTGTGATTTTAAGCCTCTTGGCTCAAATTATAGGTGTAAATATGGTGGCCCACATAGTTGCTAAAGATATTAAAGCGTTTAACATCGAGCTTGAAAGGATCAAAAGATATATTGAGGAATTAGGCGAGTCTAACGAGCCTGATACTTACTACTTAAAGTATAAAGATTTGTTTGAACCAGTACTTTTCCCTCACCCTTCA harbors:
- a CDS encoding CRISPR-associated protein Csx14; translation: MKNVAIATIGMSPPVITEFIQYLHEGLGIKISDLTIISTTDPFVKASVKLVTAAIKHKYPQIHTHESQLPFEDMDSWERMLEFMKIGAKIIHDAKIRHKATSTYLCIAGGRKEGSVILSLLAQIIGVNMVAHIVAKDIKAFNIELERIKRYIEELGESNEPDTYYLKYKDLFEPVLFPHPSNYSVINIPIIPYPKKTLQDIMKLLLSKSPIPRGAIELPIDVLIGLSGAKLIKLGSKNIWVLNQGRELALALKDVIF